The following are encoded together in the Citrus sinensis cultivar Valencia sweet orange chromosome 1, DVS_A1.0, whole genome shotgun sequence genome:
- the LOC102624794 gene encoding serine/threonine-protein kinase STY13 isoform X3 — MIGKMVEGPKFTGLIGGNNNNDNNYYDFTQGFYQKLGEGTNMSIDSLQTSNAGGSVSMSVDNSSVGSNDSLTHILSHPGLKPVRHNYSVSVGQSVFRPGKVTHALNDDALAQALMDHRYPTEGLENYDEWTIDLRKLNMGTAFAQGAFGKLYRGTYNGEDVAIKILERPENNPEKAQVMEQQFQQEVMMLATLKHLNIVRFIGACRKRMVWCIVTEYAKGGSVRQFLTRRQNRAVPLKLAVKQALDVARGMAYVHGLGFIHRDLKSDNLLISADKSIKIADFGVARIEVQTEGMTPETGTYRWMAPFRSGN; from the exons ATGATTGGAAAAATGGTGGAGGGGCCAAAATTTACTGGACTTATAGGAGGAAATAACAACAATGATAAcaattattatgatttcacTCAAGGCTTTTACCAGAAACTTGGTGAGGGTACAAACATGTCCATTGACAGTTTGCAGACTAGCAACGCTGGTGGGTCTGTCTCGATGTCGGTGGATAACAGCAGTGTTGGTTCCAATGATTCTCTGACTCATATTTTAAGCCACCCTGGTCTAAAGCCTGTCAGGCATAATTACTCGGTCTCTGTAGGGCAAAGTGTGTTTCGTCCGGGTAAGGTAACCCATGCACTTAATGATGATGCTTTAGCACAAGCACTGATGGATCATAGGTATCCAACTGAAGGGCTGGAGAATTATGATGAGTGGACAATTGATTTGAGAAAACTTAACATGGGTACTGCCTTTGCCCAAGGGGCTTTTGGGAAGTTGTATAGAGGAACATATAATGGGGAGGATGTTGCGATAAAGATATTGGAGAGGCCTGAAAATAACCCAGAGAAGGCACAAGTAATGGAACAGCAATTTCAGCAGGAAGTCATGATGCTTGCTACATTGAAGCATCTAAACATTGTGCGGTTCATAGGAGCATGTCGGAAAAGGATGGTTTGGTGCATTGTGACGGAGTATGCAAAAGGAGGGTCAGTTAGGCAGTTTCTGACAAGGAGGCAGAATAGGGCTGTGCCGCTAAAATTGGCGGTTAAGCAGGCACTGGATGTGGCAAGGGGGATGGCATATGTGCATGGTCTTGGGTTTATCCACAGGGATCTAAAGTCAGATAACCTTCTAATCTCTGCAGATAAATCTATCAAAATTGCTGATTTTGGTGTAGCAAGAATTGAAGTGCAGACGGAGGGGATGACCCCAGAGACAGGGACGTATCGTTGGATGGCTCC CTTCAGAAGTGGAAATTGA
- the LOC102624794 gene encoding serine/threonine-protein kinase STY13 isoform X2, with protein sequence MIGKMVEGPKFTGLIGGNNNNDNNYYDFTQGFYQKLGEGTNMSIDSLQTSNAGGSVSMSVDNSSVGSNDSLTHILSHPGLKPVRHNYSVSVGQSVFRPGKVTHALNDDALAQALMDHRYPTEGLENYDEWTIDLRKLNMGTAFAQGAFGKLYRGTYNGEDVAIKILERPENNPEKAQVMEQQFQQEVMMLATLKHLNIVRFIGACRKRMVWCIVTEYAKGGSVRQFLTRRQNRAVPLKLAVKQALDVARGMAYVHGLGFIHRDLKSDNLLISADKSIKIADFGVARIEVQTEGMTPETGTYRWMAPFCLMKMASSFRSGN encoded by the exons ATGATTGGAAAAATGGTGGAGGGGCCAAAATTTACTGGACTTATAGGAGGAAATAACAACAATGATAAcaattattatgatttcacTCAAGGCTTTTACCAGAAACTTGGTGAGGGTACAAACATGTCCATTGACAGTTTGCAGACTAGCAACGCTGGTGGGTCTGTCTCGATGTCGGTGGATAACAGCAGTGTTGGTTCCAATGATTCTCTGACTCATATTTTAAGCCACCCTGGTCTAAAGCCTGTCAGGCATAATTACTCGGTCTCTGTAGGGCAAAGTGTGTTTCGTCCGGGTAAGGTAACCCATGCACTTAATGATGATGCTTTAGCACAAGCACTGATGGATCATAGGTATCCAACTGAAGGGCTGGAGAATTATGATGAGTGGACAATTGATTTGAGAAAACTTAACATGGGTACTGCCTTTGCCCAAGGGGCTTTTGGGAAGTTGTATAGAGGAACATATAATGGGGAGGATGTTGCGATAAAGATATTGGAGAGGCCTGAAAATAACCCAGAGAAGGCACAAGTAATGGAACAGCAATTTCAGCAGGAAGTCATGATGCTTGCTACATTGAAGCATCTAAACATTGTGCGGTTCATAGGAGCATGTCGGAAAAGGATGGTTTGGTGCATTGTGACGGAGTATGCAAAAGGAGGGTCAGTTAGGCAGTTTCTGACAAGGAGGCAGAATAGGGCTGTGCCGCTAAAATTGGCGGTTAAGCAGGCACTGGATGTGGCAAGGGGGATGGCATATGTGCATGGTCTTGGGTTTATCCACAGGGATCTAAAGTCAGATAACCTTCTAATCTCTGCAGATAAATCTATCAAAATTGCTGATTTTGGTGTAGCAAGAATTGAAGTGCAGACGGAGGGGATGACCCCAGAGACAGGGACGTATCGTTGGATGGCTCC aTTCTGCCTTATGAAAATGGCATCTAGCTTCAGAAGTGGAAATTGA